One window from the genome of bacterium encodes:
- a CDS encoding NADH-quinone oxidoreductase subunit B family protein, with amino-acid sequence MGSQRDVERNVLTTTVDRLLNWARASSVWPVQFGLACCAIEMISSAASRFDIARYGSELFRASPRQADLMIVAGRVSQKMAPVVRHIYDQMLEPKWVIAMGDCASTGGLYNNYAVVQGVDKVVPVDVYIAGCPPRPEALLHGLGLLQDLIARGRTVGQQR; translated from the coding sequence ATCGGTTCCCAGCGGGACGTCGAACGGAACGTCCTGACCACGACCGTGGACCGGCTCCTCAACTGGGCGCGGGCGAGTTCCGTCTGGCCGGTGCAGTTCGGGCTCGCCTGCTGCGCGATCGAGATGATCTCCAGCGCCGCGTCGCGGTTCGACATCGCGCGGTACGGATCGGAGCTGTTCCGTGCCTCGCCCCGCCAGGCCGACCTCATGATCGTGGCAGGCCGCGTGAGTCAGAAGATGGCGCCGGTCGTCCGGCACATCTACGACCAGATGCTCGAGCCCAAGTGGGTCATCGCGATGGGCGATTGCGCGAGCACCGGCGGTCTCTACAACAACTACGCGGTCGTGCAGGGGGTGGACAAAGTCGTGCCCGTGGACGTGTACATCGCCGGATGCCCGCCGCGCCCGGAAGCCCTCCTGCACGGCCTCGGCCTTCTACAAGACCTGATCGCCCGCGGCCGCACCGTCGGACAGCAACGCTGA
- the nuoG gene encoding NADH-quinone oxidoreductase subunit NuoG, with protein MEVESAERTAARRPGPTTGQGTEATRRPEPPAATPGPDAESAAAGGRSTSPMVHLTIDGQPVAVPKGTTVWHAARQLGIEIPVFCYHDHMPPIGACRMCFVEVDKMPKLATSCTLEAGEDMVVHTNTERVKQGQRGILEFLLVNHPLDCPICDKGGECPLQDNTVKFGPGASRFVETKRAFGKHVRMGPALVLDRERCVLCWRCVRFGEIIAGDDALKGFERGYHSQIATPDMEPVTSKFIGNTIAICPVGALTSATYRFRSRPWDNRRRQSVCPHCGCGCATTLDIRDNDVTRTRAREHPDVNDVWLCDKGFFGYEFTASGDRLTVPLVRDGGALREAGWDEALDRIAAALRRTPAGEIGVIGGASGTNEDAYVMTRFFRGVVGTNSIDFRDDTAFPQSAAEAPWGLPVAIGDVERADVIVLLGCDLTEEYPIVWLRVKKAVDRGARLVIANPWTLEIERWARRALTYRRGGEVAVLDALAGRRPVDGAADQSGAGVEALREAASLLAAAERPFVLAGRTALEQPEGRAVVAALGALREVRPAATVGLLRGRGNAGGAQAVGVLPDMLPGYRRLDDPDARRAVEAEWGRPLPAAAGRTVREMLAAARGGALRLLYVAGADPAVAYPDARAWRTARERLDLLVVQDVFLTQTAASADVVLPLLTYAERSGTVGNLEGRVQRQDQAVLGPGEARPESAVWVALAARLGDPFAYSSWEDVSAEIARLVPGWAEDARIAPPPITPNAVQGSLPAGPASSETADGALMLVTGTRLFDRAPAAVRCPGIRAQAGAPFVALHPSDAERLGIGAGSLCEVRSAKGALRLAARVWAGLHPGHAYVPWGFDAAPVASLLDEAGPAPVAVRALVAAGR; from the coding sequence GTGGAGGTGGAATCCGCCGAGCGGACCGCGGCGCGCCGTCCCGGTCCGACGACCGGCCAGGGTACCGAGGCGACCCGCAGGCCGGAGCCGCCCGCGGCGACGCCGGGTCCCGACGCCGAGTCCGCGGCCGCCGGCGGCAGGTCCACGTCGCCCATGGTCCACCTCACGATCGACGGCCAGCCGGTGGCCGTCCCGAAAGGCACGACGGTCTGGCACGCCGCGCGGCAGCTCGGGATCGAGATCCCCGTCTTCTGCTACCACGACCACATGCCGCCGATCGGCGCCTGCCGGATGTGCTTCGTCGAGGTCGATAAAATGCCGAAGCTCGCCACGTCCTGCACCCTCGAGGCGGGCGAAGACATGGTCGTCCACACGAACACCGAGCGGGTGAAACAGGGGCAACGGGGCATCCTCGAGTTCCTGCTGGTCAACCACCCGCTCGACTGCCCGATCTGCGACAAGGGCGGCGAGTGCCCGCTCCAGGACAATACCGTCAAGTTCGGGCCGGGCGCGAGCCGCTTCGTCGAGACGAAGCGCGCGTTCGGCAAGCACGTGCGCATGGGCCCGGCGCTCGTGCTCGACCGCGAGCGCTGCGTGCTCTGCTGGCGGTGCGTGCGGTTCGGCGAGATCATCGCGGGCGACGACGCGCTGAAGGGCTTCGAGCGCGGCTACCACAGCCAGATCGCGACGCCGGACATGGAGCCGGTGACGAGCAAGTTCATCGGCAACACGATCGCGATCTGTCCCGTCGGCGCCCTCACCAGCGCCACCTACCGGTTCCGGTCGCGCCCCTGGGACAACCGACGCCGGCAGAGCGTCTGCCCGCACTGCGGCTGCGGCTGCGCGACGACGCTGGACATTCGGGACAACGACGTCACGCGGACGCGCGCGCGCGAGCATCCCGACGTCAACGACGTCTGGCTGTGCGACAAGGGGTTCTTCGGGTACGAGTTTACGGCGAGCGGCGACCGCCTGACGGTGCCGCTCGTGCGCGACGGCGGCGCGCTGCGCGAGGCCGGGTGGGACGAGGCGCTCGATCGGATCGCCGCGGCGCTGCGCCGGACGCCGGCCGGTGAGATCGGCGTCATCGGCGGCGCGTCCGGAACGAACGAGGACGCGTACGTGATGACGCGGTTCTTTCGAGGCGTCGTCGGCACGAACTCCATCGACTTCCGCGACGATACCGCGTTTCCGCAGTCCGCCGCCGAGGCGCCCTGGGGGCTGCCGGTGGCGATCGGCGACGTCGAGCGCGCCGACGTGATCGTGCTCCTGGGGTGCGATCTGACCGAGGAGTACCCGATCGTGTGGCTCCGCGTGAAGAAGGCGGTCGACCGGGGCGCGCGCCTCGTGATCGCGAACCCGTGGACGCTGGAGATCGAGCGGTGGGCGCGCCGCGCGCTCACCTACCGGCGGGGCGGTGAGGTCGCCGTGCTGGACGCGCTGGCCGGCCGGAGACCGGTGGACGGCGCCGCGGACCAGTCCGGCGCCGGCGTCGAGGCGCTGCGCGAGGCGGCGTCGCTGCTCGCCGCGGCCGAGCGGCCGTTTGTGCTCGCCGGCCGGACGGCGCTCGAGCAACCCGAGGGCCGGGCCGTCGTGGCGGCGCTCGGCGCGCTGCGCGAGGTGCGGCCCGCGGCGACCGTAGGACTTCTCCGGGGACGCGGCAACGCTGGGGGGGCCCAGGCGGTCGGCGTCCTTCCGGACATGCTGCCCGGCTACCGCCGCCTCGACGATCCGGACGCGCGGCGCGCGGTGGAGGCGGAGTGGGGGCGGCCGCTGCCCGCCGCCGCCGGCCGGACGGTCAGGGAGATGCTGGCCGCCGCGCGCGGCGGCGCCCTCCGCCTGCTGTACGTGGCGGGGGCGGATCCCGCCGTAGCGTACCCCGACGCCCGCGCCTGGCGCACGGCCAGGGAGCGGCTCGACCTGCTCGTCGTGCAAGACGTCTTTCTCACGCAGACGGCGGCATCCGCCGACGTGGTGCTTCCACTGCTGACCTACGCGGAGCGGTCGGGCACAGTCGGCAACCTCGAGGGCCGCGTGCAGCGCCAGGACCAGGCGGTCCTGGGCCCGGGAGAGGCCCGGCCGGAGTCGGCCGTGTGGGTCGCGCTGGCGGCGCGGCTCGGCGATCCCTTTGCGTACTCGTCGTGGGAAGATGTTTCCGCTGAGATCGCGCGGCTCGTGCCGGGCTGGGCGGAGGACGCCCGGATCGCGCCGCCGCCGATTACGCCCAACGCGGTCCAGGGGTCGCTCCCCGCGGGGCCGGCGTCATCCGAGACGGCGGACGGCGCGCTGATGCTGGTGACGGGTACCAGGTTGTTCGACCGCGCGCCGGCGGCGGTGCGGTGTCCCGGTATTCGCGCGCAGGCCGGCGCACCGTTCGTGGCCCTACACCCGAGCGATGCGGAGCGGCTCGGTATCGGCGCCGGCAGCCTTTGCGAGGTGCGCTCGGCCAAGGGCGCCTTGCGGCTCGCGGCCCGGGTGTGGGCCGGGCTCCATCCGGGACACGCCTACGTGCCGTGGGGATTCGACGCGGCGCCGGTCGCGTCGCTGCTCGATGAAGCCGGCCCGGCGCCGGTGGCGGTGCGGGCGCTCGTGGCGGCAGGCCGGTAG
- the nuoE gene encoding NADH-quinone oxidoreductase subunit NuoE produces MARTLSAETLEVIAKARARYPRAQSALLPALHAAQAQVGYLPEPALADVADALGVPVTEVAAVASFYSMFHTAPVGRHIVRVCTNLSCYLNGADRVVARLCDRLGIRPGQTTPDGRVSLEIAECLAACEEAPVLLADADRVARVTPDAVDDLVRRLRTDA; encoded by the coding sequence ATGGCCCGAACGCTCTCCGCGGAGACGCTGGAGGTGATCGCGAAGGCGCGCGCGCGCTATCCCCGCGCGCAGTCGGCGCTTCTGCCCGCGCTGCACGCCGCGCAGGCGCAGGTCGGCTACCTGCCGGAGCCGGCTCTCGCGGACGTCGCCGACGCGCTCGGCGTGCCGGTCACGGAAGTCGCCGCGGTCGCGTCCTTCTACTCGATGTTCCACACGGCGCCGGTGGGACGGCACATCGTGCGTGTTTGCACCAACCTGTCCTGTTATCTGAACGGCGCCGACCGCGTCGTGGCGCGCCTGTGCGACCGGCTCGGCATCCGGCCCGGGCAGACGACGCCGGACGGCCGCGTGTCCCTCGAGATCGCGGAGTGCCTGGCCGCCTGCGAGGAGGCGCCGGTGCTGCTCGCCGACGCCGACCGCGTCGCGCGGGTCACGCCCGACGCCGTGGACGATCTGGTGCGGAGACTTCGGACCGATGCCTGA
- a CDS encoding NADH-quinone oxidoreductase subunit C yields MDHEAVNQESLLDRLRPHVPWGLATPREERGRAIIVVTVGALLDVLRAARDRLGLDMLVDLTAWDRLPAEPRFEAVYLLGRAGSADRLTVKVQTGGDPPRLPTATGLYRAAAFPEREVFDMFGILFDGHLGLRRILMPDDWEGHPLRRDFSLSEEPVEFRGHTPKVPSAIIPYFPPGSGSGSGGARGS; encoded by the coding sequence ATGGATCACGAGGCCGTGAATCAGGAGTCGCTCCTCGACCGGCTGCGTCCCCACGTGCCGTGGGGTCTCGCGACGCCGCGGGAGGAGCGCGGCCGCGCGATCATCGTCGTGACCGTGGGAGCGCTGCTGGACGTCCTGCGCGCCGCGCGGGACCGTCTCGGCCTCGACATGCTCGTCGATCTTACGGCGTGGGACCGCCTGCCCGCGGAGCCCCGTTTCGAGGCGGTATACCTCTTGGGCCGCGCCGGCTCCGCCGACCGCCTGACGGTGAAGGTCCAGACCGGCGGCGACCCGCCGCGCCTGCCGACCGCGACCGGCCTTTACCGCGCCGCCGCGTTTCCCGAGCGGGAGGTCTTCGACATGTTCGGAATCCTCTTCGACGGACATCTCGGCCTGCGCCGCATCCTGATGCCCGACGATTGGGAGGGCCATCCGCTGCGGCGCGACTTCTCGCTCTCCGAGGAGCCGGTGGAGTTCCGCGGCCACACCCCCAAGGTACCGAGTGCGATCATCCCGTACTTTCCGCCCGGCAGCGGGTCGGGATCGGGCGGGGCGCGCGGTTCGTGA
- a CDS encoding methyltransferase domain-containing protein: MTNREGRDGAGRGGPADARRVNEARFTATAQSYAHSRVTVRREENEALLRLAAPAFVDRLLDVACGPGTLLLTLSPLVRHAVGLDLTAAMLQQARRRIREASSSSPAGIVSLVRGAAERMPFCDGAFSLVANTYALHHFGEPRAVLREIVRVTESGGRVVVSDLVGSEDERARALQNEIENLRDPSHMGMESARGIAALLEGEGLTVTGRAEGSQNRELDEWLRLAHTPADRAAVVRTRLLESAPGDRAGMAVSVEGETVRFVHRWAIVAASKP, encoded by the coding sequence ATGACGAATCGGGAGGGCCGGGACGGAGCGGGCCGCGGCGGCCCCGCCGACGCCCGGCGCGTCAACGAGGCGCGCTTCACCGCGACGGCGCAATCTTACGCGCACAGCCGTGTCACAGTGCGCCGCGAGGAGAACGAAGCGCTGCTGCGGCTCGCGGCGCCTGCGTTTGTGGACCGCCTCCTCGACGTCGCCTGCGGCCCCGGGACGCTGCTCCTGACGTTGTCCCCCTTGGTCCGGCACGCGGTGGGTCTCGACCTGACGGCCGCCATGCTGCAGCAGGCCCGGCGGCGCATTCGCGAGGCGTCGTCGTCGTCGCCGGCCGGGATCGTCTCTCTGGTGCGCGGCGCCGCGGAGCGGATGCCGTTCTGCGACGGCGCCTTTTCCCTCGTCGCGAACACGTACGCGCTGCATCACTTCGGTGAGCCTCGCGCCGTGCTCCGGGAAATCGTGAGGGTGACGGAGTCGGGCGGGCGGGTTGTGGTGAGTGACCTCGTCGGCTCGGAGGATGAGCGCGCGCGGGCGCTTCAAAATGAGATCGAGAACCTCCGGGATCCGTCCCACATGGGCATGGAAAGCGCGCGCGGGATCGCGGCGCTGCTCGAGGGCGAAGGACTGACGGTCACGGGCCGCGCGGAGGGATCGCAGAATCGCGAATTAGACGAGTGGCTGCGCCTGGCGCACACGCCGGCCGACCGCGCGGCGGTCGTGCGGACGCGCCTGCTCGAATCGGCGCCGGGCGATCGCGCCGGGATGGCCGTCTCCGTCGAGGGCGAGACCGTCCGGTTTGTGCACCGTTGGGCGATCGTGGCCGCCAGCAAACCCTGA
- the nuoF gene encoding NADH-quinone oxidoreductase subunit NuoF: MPEPILTKHLGPERASIDAYLSTGGYRAAARALKELTPDQIIGMVEQGGLRGRGGAGFPAARKWKLTPKREGEMRYLVVNADEGEPGTFKDRTLIEGDPHAILEGSLITAYANGVHHAYIYLRGEFFLGYERLRRALAEAYARGYFGSNILGTGFDLELTIHRGAGAYICGEETALLESLEGRRAFPRPKPPYYPAVRGLYDRPTVLNNAETMAHVPHIIAMGPEAYKAAGPPILYSVSGHVVRPGVKELPIGTSLREIIFEHAGGLRPGRTLKAVYPGGSSSAILLPEHLDTPADFDSLAKIGTMLGSSAIIVMDDTTSIPAVIARAVEFYRDESCGKCTPCREGTVWLSQIFERLLGGHGRMEDLDLLDGISRNMTGTCFCLLGESVPPSLRASLKYFRDEYVRLIEAGSRGGAAAPASTTSVPASPPAGGPSALSAHGAGTRS; encoded by the coding sequence ATGCCTGAGCCGATCCTGACGAAGCACCTCGGGCCCGAGCGCGCGTCGATCGACGCGTATCTCTCGACGGGCGGCTACCGGGCCGCGGCGCGGGCGCTCAAGGAGCTGACGCCCGATCAAATCATCGGCATGGTCGAACAGGGAGGTCTGCGCGGCCGCGGCGGCGCAGGGTTCCCGGCCGCGCGCAAGTGGAAGCTAACCCCGAAGCGCGAAGGGGAGATGCGGTACCTCGTCGTCAACGCGGACGAGGGGGAGCCGGGCACGTTCAAGGACCGGACCCTGATCGAGGGCGACCCGCACGCGATCCTGGAAGGCAGCCTGATCACGGCGTACGCGAACGGCGTGCACCACGCCTACATTTACCTGCGCGGGGAGTTCTTTCTCGGGTACGAGCGCCTCCGCCGCGCGCTCGCCGAGGCGTACGCGCGCGGCTACTTCGGGTCGAACATCCTCGGCACCGGCTTCGATCTCGAGCTGACGATTCACCGCGGTGCCGGCGCCTATATCTGCGGCGAGGAGACCGCGCTGTTGGAGAGCCTGGAGGGCCGCCGCGCCTTTCCGCGACCGAAGCCGCCGTACTATCCCGCGGTGCGCGGGCTCTACGACCGGCCGACCGTGCTCAACAACGCCGAGACGATGGCCCACGTCCCACACATCATCGCGATGGGCCCGGAGGCGTACAAAGCCGCGGGGCCGCCGATTCTGTACTCCGTGTCCGGACACGTGGTGCGGCCCGGCGTCAAGGAGCTGCCGATCGGGACCTCGCTGCGCGAGATCATCTTCGAGCACGCGGGCGGGCTGCGGCCGGGGCGGACGCTCAAGGCGGTCTACCCGGGCGGCTCGTCGTCGGCGATCCTCCTGCCGGAACACCTCGACACGCCCGCCGACTTCGACTCGCTCGCGAAGATCGGGACGATGCTCGGTTCGAGCGCGATCATCGTGATGGACGACACCACGAGCATCCCCGCGGTCATCGCGCGCGCGGTGGAGTTCTACCGCGACGAGTCGTGCGGCAAGTGCACGCCGTGCCGCGAGGGGACGGTCTGGCTGAGCCAGATCTTCGAGCGGCTCCTCGGCGGACACGGCCGGATGGAGGATCTCGACCTGCTGGACGGCATCAGCCGGAACATGACCGGCACGTGCTTCTGTCTGCTCGGCGAGAGCGTTCCGCCGAGCCTGCGCGCGTCGCTCAAGTATTTCCGAGACGAGTACGTCCGGCTGATCGAGGCCGGCTCGCGCGGCGGCGCGGCGGCGCCGGCTTCAACGACATCGGTGCCCGCGAGTCCGCCGGCAGGCGGTCCCTCGGCACTGTCCGCGCACGGGGCGGGGACACGGTCGTGA
- the nuoH gene encoding NADH-quinone oxidoreductase subunit NuoH has product MATTVLVDAIKSAVVLVGVLTAFAYTTLLERRLLARFQLRVGPNRVGPWGLLQPLADGIKLIFKEDFRPAGADAVVYLAAPLVSVIAALFVYAVIPIGPPVHLLGREVTLYIADVNVGILLVLAASSVGVYGVILGGWSSDSKYSRLGGLRSSAQVLSYELALGLAVLGVIMAAGSLSLVDIVAAQARGWFILRQPLAFVLFLIAAFAETNRAPFDLPESEQELTGGFQTEYGGFKFAMFYVGEYIGVITMSALVTTLFLGGWQGLFLPPALWFLLKVFAVVCFFIWVRATLPRVRYDQLMALGWKILIPAGLLNVAATACAIVWGGAL; this is encoded by the coding sequence GTGGCGACGACGGTGCTCGTGGACGCGATCAAGAGCGCCGTGGTGCTCGTCGGCGTCCTGACGGCTTTTGCGTATACCACCCTGCTCGAACGCCGCCTGCTGGCCCGGTTTCAACTCCGCGTCGGGCCGAACCGGGTGGGTCCGTGGGGCCTCCTGCAGCCGCTGGCCGACGGCATCAAACTCATCTTTAAGGAAGATTTTCGTCCGGCCGGGGCGGACGCGGTCGTCTATCTCGCCGCGCCCCTCGTCTCGGTGATCGCAGCGCTGTTCGTGTACGCCGTGATCCCGATCGGGCCGCCGGTCCACCTCCTCGGTCGGGAAGTGACGCTGTACATCGCCGACGTGAACGTCGGCATTCTGCTGGTGCTCGCGGCGAGCAGCGTCGGCGTGTACGGGGTGATCCTCGGCGGCTGGTCGTCGGACAGCAAGTACTCGCGGCTCGGCGGGCTGCGCTCGAGCGCCCAGGTGCTGTCGTACGAGCTCGCGCTCGGCCTCGCGGTGCTCGGCGTGATCATGGCGGCCGGGTCGCTCAGCCTCGTCGACATCGTGGCCGCGCAGGCGCGCGGCTGGTTCATCCTGCGCCAGCCGCTCGCGTTTGTGCTCTTCCTCATCGCGGCGTTCGCCGAAACCAACCGCGCGCCGTTCGACCTGCCGGAGTCGGAGCAAGAGCTGACCGGCGGCTTTCAGACCGAGTACGGCGGCTTCAAGTTCGCGATGTTCTACGTGGGCGAGTACATCGGCGTGATCACGATGAGCGCCCTCGTGACGACGCTCTTCCTCGGCGGATGGCAGGGGCTGTTCCTGCCGCCCGCGCTGTGGTTTCTGCTGAAAGTTTTCGCCGTCGTCTGCTTCTTCATCTGGGTGCGGGCAACGCTGCCGCGCGTGCGCTACGATCAGCTCATGGCGCTGGGGTGGAAGATCCTGATCCCCGCGGGTCTCCTGAACGTCGCGGCCACCGCGTGCGCGATCGTGTGGGGAGGCGCCTTATGA
- a CDS encoding cysteine desulfurase family protein, translating to MTEGVYLDYAATTPVDPRVLAAMLPYFTDRPGNASSMHAFGQEARAAVDRARVEVASLLGARPGEIIFTSGATEADNLAVIGVAFARGGHVVTSTIEHHAIHEACHFLQERGHEITMVPVGAAGIVDPDDVRRALRPDTSLISIMAANNEIGTLQPVSEIGAIARERGVSFHTDATQWAGALPARVDDLQVDLLSLSGHKRYGPKGVGALYVRTGTPLVPLQRGGGHERGRRGGTENVPGIVGLGEALRIAGREMDDETERVTALRDRLIAGALAIPGVALNGDPGRRLANNVNVSVDGTDSQSLVIALDLRGVAVSAGSACSSGTLEASHVLTALGVPPARAASAVRLTLGRPTTAVEVDIALDVLRAVVPQLRRAA from the coding sequence TTGACCGAGGGGGTGTATCTCGACTACGCGGCGACCACGCCGGTGGACCCGCGCGTCCTCGCGGCGATGCTGCCGTATTTCACCGACCGCCCCGGCAACGCGAGCAGCATGCACGCGTTCGGGCAGGAAGCCCGGGCGGCGGTGGACCGCGCGCGGGTCGAAGTCGCGTCGCTGCTGGGGGCGCGTCCCGGGGAGATCATCTTCACCAGCGGCGCCACCGAGGCGGACAACCTCGCCGTCATCGGCGTCGCGTTCGCGCGCGGCGGCCACGTCGTCACCTCCACCATCGAGCATCACGCAATTCACGAAGCCTGCCACTTCCTTCAGGAGCGCGGCCACGAGATTACGATGGTGCCCGTCGGCGCCGCCGGCATCGTTGACCCGGACGACGTGCGGCGGGCGCTGCGGCCCGACACCTCCCTGATTTCGATCATGGCCGCCAACAACGAGATCGGCACGCTGCAGCCGGTCTCGGAGATCGGCGCGATCGCGCGAGAGCGCGGCGTGTCGTTCCACACCGATGCCACCCAGTGGGCGGGCGCGCTTCCGGCGCGGGTCGACGACCTCCAGGTCGATTTGCTATCGCTGTCGGGCCACAAGCGGTACGGACCGAAAGGCGTCGGGGCGCTGTACGTACGCACGGGAACGCCGCTCGTGCCGCTGCAGCGCGGCGGCGGCCACGAGCGCGGGCGCCGCGGCGGCACGGAGAACGTGCCGGGCATCGTGGGACTTGGGGAGGCGCTCCGGATCGCCGGCCGCGAGATGGACGACGAAACCGAGCGCGTCACCGCGCTGCGCGACCGGCTGATCGCGGGGGCGCTTGCGATTCCCGGCGTCGCGCTGAACGGGGATCCCGGGCGGCGGCTCGCCAATAACGTGAACGTGTCCGTGGACGGCACCGACAGCCAGTCGCTCGTCATCGCCCTGGACCTGCGCGGCGTCGCAGTCAGCGCGGGCTCGGCCTGCTCCTCGGGCACGCTGGAGGCGTCCCACGTGCTGACGGCACTCGGCGTCCCGCCGGCGCGGGCGGCGTCGGCGGTGCGCTTGACCCTGGGACGCCCCACCACGGCCGTGGAGGTCGACATCGCGCTCGACGTGCTGCGCGCGGTCGTCCCTCAACTGCGCCGCGCCGCCTAG
- a CDS encoding NADH-quinone oxidoreductase subunit D — protein MREEILTLNVGPQHPGTHGVLRVVVDLEGEIIRRARPEIGYLHTGIEKEMEARTYLQNVTLVDRIEYLASYNEEMAFYQAVERLLGIDPPPRAGAIRILMCELNRIASHLMFLAAGTLDVNLTSVFMYAMTDRERYLDLSEMLSGQRMMPGYFRPGGVAQDLPDGFGAAARAFLNDLPARIDEYERLLSDNLIWRGRLEGVAPLSRGDAIALGATGPVLRGSGVAHDCRKVLPYGGYDEYEFDVAVREEGDAYARYLVRMEEMRQSRRIALQALDRLPDGPVLVDDRKISLPPRAELARSMEAVIHQFKLVSEGIHPPAGDSYVATESPRGEKGYFIVSDGGNRPVRAHVRAPSFYNLQALPAMVEGYPLSDLVVAIASLDIVLGDIDR, from the coding sequence ATGCGCGAGGAGATCCTGACGCTCAACGTCGGGCCGCAGCACCCCGGGACGCACGGGGTATTGCGCGTCGTGGTCGACTTGGAAGGCGAGATCATCCGCCGCGCGCGGCCCGAGATCGGTTACCTCCACACCGGCATCGAGAAAGAGATGGAGGCGCGCACGTACCTCCAGAACGTCACGCTCGTGGACCGGATCGAGTACCTTGCGAGCTACAACGAGGAGATGGCGTTCTATCAGGCGGTCGAGCGCCTGCTCGGCATCGACCCCCCGCCGCGCGCCGGTGCCATCCGAATCCTGATGTGCGAGCTCAACCGCATCGCGAGCCACCTCATGTTCCTCGCCGCGGGCACGCTCGATGTGAACCTGACGAGCGTGTTCATGTACGCGATGACGGACCGGGAGCGGTACCTCGACCTTTCCGAGATGCTGTCCGGCCAGCGCATGATGCCCGGCTACTTCCGGCCCGGCGGCGTCGCGCAGGACCTTCCGGACGGGTTCGGCGCCGCGGCGCGCGCGTTTCTGAACGATCTGCCCGCGCGGATCGACGAGTATGAGCGGCTGCTCAGCGACAACCTGATCTGGCGGGGGCGCCTCGAGGGCGTCGCGCCGCTGTCGCGCGGCGACGCGATCGCGCTCGGCGCCACGGGCCCGGTGCTGCGTGGCTCCGGGGTCGCGCACGACTGCCGGAAGGTCCTGCCGTACGGCGGCTACGACGAGTACGAGTTCGACGTCGCGGTGCGGGAAGAAGGCGACGCGTACGCGCGCTATCTCGTGCGCATGGAGGAGATGCGGCAGAGCCGGCGGATCGCGCTGCAGGCCCTCGACCGGCTGCCGGACGGCCCCGTCCTCGTGGACGACCGCAAGATCTCGCTGCCGCCGCGCGCGGAGCTGGCGCGGAGCATGGAGGCCGTGATCCACCAGTTCAAGCTGGTGAGCGAAGGCATCCATCCTCCGGCGGGCGACAGTTACGTCGCCACCGAGTCGCCCCGGGGGGAGAAAGGCTACTTCATCGTGAGCGACGGCGGCAACCGGCCGGTGCGGGCGCACGTCCGCGCGCCGTCCTTCTACAATCTCCAGGCCCTGCCGGCCATGGTCGAGGGGTATCCGCTGTCCGACCTCGTCGTCGCGATTGCGAGCCTGGACATCGTGCTCGGAGACATCGACCGCTGA
- a CDS encoding NADH-quinone oxidoreductase subunit A translates to MSGYVPVLVHFTLALLLAGTLMGLHMAVGGRRATLQKGLPYEAGVWPSGGAWRRVPIRYYLIAMLFILFDVEIVFVYPWAVLVRELGPAGIVEMFTFLGLLAVGYLYVLKRGALEWE, encoded by the coding sequence GTGTCGGGCTACGTCCCCGTTCTCGTGCACTTCACGCTTGCGCTTCTCCTGGCCGGCACGCTGATGGGTCTCCACATGGCGGTCGGCGGCCGGCGCGCGACGCTGCAGAAGGGCCTGCCGTACGAGGCGGGGGTGTGGCCGTCGGGCGGCGCGTGGCGGCGCGTCCCCATCCGCTACTACCTGATCGCGATGCTCTTCATTTTGTTCGACGTCGAGATCGTCTTCGTCTATCCGTGGGCCGTCCTGGTCCGCGAGTTGGGGCCGGCCGGCATCGTGGAGATGTTCACGTTCCTCGGCCTGCTCGCCGTGGGCTATCTCTACGTCCTGAAGCGGGGAGCCCTCGAGTGGGAGTGA